The nucleotide window CTTGAGAAAGCTCAGGTGGGTCTGGAGGTGGTGGGTTATAGATGAAATGGGTTAGAGTTCGTAATTGAAGTAAAGGGTTTCTGGGTATTTGTTTGTGTAGGTTAGAGATGAGCTTCATCGTCGGCGTTAATTTTTTGCTCTGTGTTTGAATTTCATCGGAGAATTTGAAAAGCCGTTAACTTTATGGCGGCTTTCTGACTTGGTGTTTGGGCGCGTCCCAAACGGACCTTTATTTGAGAGGGCTGGCTTTTCAATGGGTGGGCTTGGGCTGTTCTTCTGGTTCACGGGTTTGGGCTGATTCTAAGTGTCTAGGGGCAATAGGGTTGAAATTTGATGAGCCCACCAGGCCCAACTATAAATGCAAAAACAAAAGTCATCATGTACTTTATTTATTGGTTACATCTTACATGCGATGGTACCTATGACGACGTTGTTGCAGTTTGCGGTAGTAATCATGATTTAGTTTTTTGTTGTCTAGATCAATTTGTTAGTGCAGTTTTTGTATGCTTTAAATTGGTTTTTAATGTTATCAAGATGAACTTAGCATATCTGCTAGTGGTCTTTGCTGAGTATTTTAGAAACAAATTCTCTAGATGATGTATGTGCACTAGAGAATTTCGTGTAACAAGACATCAGTGACTAAGATGGTGTCAACATAACGTTCTAACTTTTTAACTGTTACTTAGGTTGTAATTAGTTTTATAACACtgaggtgaaaagaaaaaataaaaggttTAAAATTGTAAATTAACTACAATTCATGTCTCACCTCGTGGGAACTAAAGTCATAAGTttctaaataaaatattttaaataaaaaaaactccaaGTTCATGATTTTTACCTAAAATTGTGGGTTATAACACACGGTGCAAATTTcttatttatgatttttcaaagtcttTAAAGTTTAGgcaataaaattcaaaaaaaaaaaatttattcgaGGTTTTAGTGTTCCCTCAATTAGAACACATATTAATAATTACTATCTGTGAATGCTCcataattattttttaaatatttacaCACCAAAAAAAACCAGAATAAACAAATCTTGTATATATAAAACAACCTTGACTTTTCAAAAATCAACATTGACTTCTCAGTCATGATTGATTTTTAGTCTACATTGCAACTGGTAAAAGATAGTGATTTTCAAGTATATATAAATagggagaaatatcactttggtcatcgaactatggctcgttcgacactttggtcatccaacttttaaaaacttcattttggtcatcgaactatatcaccgtatatcactttggtcattccgtcaattttctccGTTTTCTCTGTTAATTCTAGGgatattttggagatgaaatgttttacccagcatttttataacttaatccaattttccccgcctaaacataaaacttcatccaattttgccaacttttccctccttttattcatgcattcatcatcagtaatcaaagcatacaacagagaaaaataatcaagtcagagaatgattcaaagggagggaatataagaggaagaaaaatattgatttaataaatcaaggaattataaaaggagggaaaagttggcaaaattggatggagTTTTATGTTTAGACGGAAAAAGTTggattaagttaaaaaaatggcGAGTAAAACTTtaaatctccaaaatacccttggagttaacagaaaaaacaaacggaatgaccaaagtgatatgcgATGATaaagttcgatgaccaaaatgaagtttttaaaagttggatgaccaaagtgtcgagcgagccatagttcgatgaccaaagtgatatttctgccatataaatatataaaagaaCCTTTCGCATCAAGGAAACTAATCTGCAAATAAAAGGCAgccaacatcatcatcatcattcatTGCAAGCGAGGACCTTAGACTATCAAGGACTtgaaaataataaacaaaaagatgAGGGGGCTCATGTCCAAATGAAAGGCACCTAAGATATGCATcatcattatcattatcatgttatatatttgcaggagaataaAACTGAGAAAAGGACAGATGAGAAGAATCAGGGGGAAAGATGTAAATAGCGGTGGTTGGGTGGGGGTAGGATGGGGAATCCAAGTGTTGAGTAGAAAGGAGGGATGTGATTGGTGAGAAGTAGGAAGAGTATCCAAAAGGGTTGACACGTGGAGAGAATGAGAGCGACACACGGAAACACAGAGTCCACAGTAGATTGAGATTCTCTCTTAGTAGTGGTCATTGTAGTACACTACCAAATCAAAGCCCACAGACAGAGAGACTGAGACGCCGAcagtctctctctttcattcatGTTTCTCGTTGCTGCCCTGGCGGCGTACATTAGCAAAGATCTTATTCGGGCACGGGCATTTCACATCCACGCTCCCCACCAGCGCGTGCACGCTGCCCCTCTCTTTGTATTTCTCAGATTCCAAGTGGTTTATGAATTAATTAGTTTCATCGCTGAGCTGTCAATTGTTAGTTATTTTAAAATAACCGGCTCTGTCAATATGTCATAAAATTAAATATCATTGTCATCATGAAATGGGTGTgaagttaattttgttttccttcaGTAAATGAGCCGTCTTACTCCACTTAAGATACAATTTTAAGTGACTGTGGAGGATAAGTGAATCTCGGCCACATATATTAAATTCTAATGCTGAAattataacaattaaaaactgtgcatttatcaTCATTCGTCAGATGCATCTGTCCCTTAATATATTCCTCAAAATTATCCCTTAAGAGAGCAGCTAGCCGTAAATGTGAGTGCAATTAGGTTTAAGTGTGACTGTGTGAGCAATTAAGCTTATTTCTGTGTCATTCACTTACCATTGTCTTTATTATTAAATCAATCTGTGCTTTctgttaagaaaaaaattaaaattaaaatactaTTAAAGTATTATAAAATTAGATAATGTATTGAAAGAAGAATGATAAGTATGTGGATTCTATTtgttaaagtttattttcatttAGAACCAATGAAACCTACTTTCATGTAGggagaaggaaagaaaatttGGCAAGTCAACACACAACATAAAAAATGGAGTATATGTTGGTGCATTTAAAAACCATGCAAAAAGCTAAAATACATAATAAGCAAAAACCCTTTTGTTGGGTTTTCTTAGTGCAGAAATTAACTTTACATAAACTTtttagagaaaagaagaagatgattagAGAAGGTGGGGGTTTTAGTGTTTTACATAAAGTAATGGGTTGGCAAGATTTCATCaaagagaggaggaggaatgCCACTCAAGATCTTCTATCTTCTTTTGTCCCTTGTTTGCTTTAGTTTTGATTCTTTTAGGTCAGAAtattactttgtcaatccaAGTAAAAGATGGAAACCTAATTGGTGGGATCTGAGTTGGGACATGCTTAGCTAAAATGCCTTCCCAAATTTCTACAAAAAGATGGACATGCTTAGCTAAACCCACTTTATCACAACCAAACAAGGCACATCATGTTCCCTGTGTTCACATGCTTGGCAGCCACCaacaacatcatcatcatcatcttaaGCCCAAATAATTCACTTACTTGAGGTTGACAACTATCTTCTTAGTTTGGTATGATCTGCAATCTGCATATAGGAACATGGCTTTTACTGGCAAAAGGAGCTCAGTATATTTTaggtaaaaaaacaaaaactcccATCTTATGAGAAAGGAGAACACTCATTCCTTATTATTTCGCCATTGACACAGCTCTTTTTACAGTTACATCTTATGGATTCACTTTTTAACTCGAAAATACAAGTAATCTTTTACCCGTTGTAACTGTTCGTCTGCAATGTGGGTTCATCACTTCATCCCATTAAAATCTTGATTGAGTTTACACTTGGTTCATGTTTTGTTGCAGCAGGATGTACTGTTTGAATGAACCAATTcgtggaaaagaagaaaataattgGGAAGGTCGATAAGGAGAAGCATATTCATATCTGAAATAATGATAAGACTCATAAGAGCACATCTGAATTCCCAGAGTGGCGAAGCATAAGCAAATGAAAAAACGAACACTGGGATCTATCCGGGAATAAATCATGCAACATTATTTATGAGAATAATACAAAGATGGTAACcacccaaagaaagaaaaatcaagCCAACCCAAACTTTGGGCCAAGAAATGTACAGATAGGGCAATAATCCGAATGGCAACCTCAACCTGAAGCCATGGATACAACACCCTATTTTCCTCTATAGAACTCAATCAAGAAGTTAAAAGTCTCTTCCCAAGTTTTTAGGTTAAAGGAAGAGAGGGAGGATTACCTGCCGCGCATCTTTGCCTACGGGGCCTTCTAGTAGTCTTACCCCAACCTGTTAGGCTTCTATCTTCCAGTGCCATTTCGGTATTACTAAACTGCTGTATTGGTGGAGTGCAAACCGGGATGGTGATCATAGGGGGTGAAGGACTCGCCACTGCTCGTCGCCTGCCCCTAGCACAACCATTTCTTGTTGAGTTCCTTCTTGCCAACCCCGATTGCCATGAAGGATGACCTGTTGCCCGCATCAACCCTCCAAATGTCTGGATATCTTCTGTTACCTCATGCCTTGACAAAGAAACGAGGCCGGGAAGGATATCCCTTTGGAAGTCCCGCCGCTGCCTCCCTCTCCTTGACTGGCCCCTTCGGGGCGTATTTGATAGTAAATTGGTTCCTGACTCTTCAAACTTTATATTTTCCGGAACCAAAGGCTTGGGCATGTAATCTTCTTCCTTGGTCTCCTTCAGTTTCAAAGTGAGGAATTCAAAGTAATCAAACTCTTCTACTAAAGATTCTTCAATACCTTCACTATCGTCACTCCTGAGAACAATGTCAAACTTGTTCTCAAGATCATTCCCACATGTAGAAACTACGTCCACAAACCACATAAGAGGGTCAACTGAAGATGCTTCTGCTAGTTTGCAAGAGGATTCATCCAAAGGATCAGGAGGACCGCATGATGAAATGGCAACAATTGCCTCTGCTGCTACTCTTGCAAGCTCATCTCGAGAAGGTTCAGTTTTTTTCTGTGGTAATGCTAAAGACATCTTGTTCTGCTTTTGTGCACATGCTTCCCCATGAATGacatcatcctcatcatcagTCTCCGGAGAAATGGGGGCTTCCAAATCTATCTCCACTGCAATCTTCATACTGCCTCTTGGAGCAGAAGGTTTCAAAGATGCTTCATCTTCGCTGATACAGAAGTTCAGGTCAATGTGATGTCTGAAATTACCAAACTGTTTATCCCTTCTGTCTTCTACCACTACAATTTCTGCTACGTTCTTTCTGGCCAAGTCAGGAGCTGCAGTATCACAAGGCAAGTTGATGTCCAGCAATCTATTTCTTCTGTTATTTTCCACTTCACTCTCCGATGGGTGAGGAATAGACACAGAAGGGGAGGTGAGAGAAAAGGACTCATTCTTCAAAAGCTGAGACTTCTCAAAAATAGGAAATCCAAGAAGTTTTTTATTACTCGGGCTATCAGCTAGTTCAGTCCTCCTCGCCTCAACATCATTCCCGCATGAAAATGATTTTATACTTTGAGTAAAAATTTGATTGAAACCCTTTCCAGCTTCAATTTTATTGGATAAATTATTCACAGAAGACTGAAAGATACTAGGCTCACTGGTCTTAGAAACTCCGCCACCATTGGCAAACTCATTCTTACCAGCAGGCTTAGCTCTTAGCCATGGCAAGGCTGCAAGAGGGTCCTCATGCTTTTGTTCTCCACCCATGATCTTAAGACCTCGCTGGGGTAATTCTTCATTAGATGAACTGTTTGAAAGCATCACGTTCAAGTTTACTTCCTTTGCAGACTTCACATCCAAGAAATTTGAACCCTTGTAGTACGTTGCTGAACCATGACTCATCAAGTGTTCAGAACCTCCATTATGATTGATACTGCTGCTCTGATAGTCACAGTTGAGAGAAGGAAAGCGGACCAGTTGCTCCTTAGACCCAGAAGAGGAACCATGATGAAACCCATTTTGGTACAGCAATTCACTTCCTGAACCTTGGTTAGATCTAGAATTGTTGTTGAGATTCCACCTGTCTCCGAAAATCCCATTACTCTGAACCGATGACTGGGAACTCTTACTCAAGGTAGCAGATGAATTAAAACATGGGTGAGCTTGAACTGACATTGACTTCTGGCTTAAGCTACTGCCTGCCTTTTCCCAAGAAGAAACCGAGTGAGTCCAGGACTTGGCCAAATCAGAAGAAGGAAGAATCGGATAAGGACTGGGCACATTAGATGCCACAAAGGTACTCGGGTGCTTGTTACTGGAAAACTCGTTACTTCTTTCGGAACTCTCAACACCAGAAATTGTCCTCTCTCTCCACAAATTCACCTTGCTTTTATCCGTCAAATAGAAATTTTGTTCATGAACATTGTTCACAGAAGCTTGGACCGGCTGGGATGATATAGGCAACCTTTCCGTTTGCGGACACTGGGACACAGTTTTGAGGTTGCTCTTATTTGGCCCTGTAATACAATAGCAGCTAGCTAAAATTAACTTTGCAATGGAACAGCTCTAtaacaagaaatgctgcaagcTTAATACAAACCTCTGCAGACTCTAAGAAAAAGCTAATAGGCCACATAGCCCATAGCAGGTTGGCAGCTTATCCCTTTATTTCATCTGTTATAtcctaattattttaattttatttttgatagtATTCTTGTTTCTAAAAGGAAGAAAATACTAAATTGCAAATTTTCCACACAAGAATTGGAGATAGCAATGCTCTTactaaaacaaaaggaaagtAGGGTAAAGGCAGACATCCACAGGGGACAACTTAAGGTTCAATGCAACTTGTTGTATAAAAGAAAATACCTGATTCAAGAACATGGGAAAACCACCCATTTTTTGCTCCATCACCCAGAAGCTGTGACCTTGACTTAGCAGGCAGATCAGGGCCTTGAATCTTCCCCCGAAAAGAGTCATGGCCCGGAGGATCATTATATCCTGAAGCACTTGCTTCTTCAGGTTGAATGGGCTCATTCAAGTCAGCAAAACCATTTGCACCCCTTGGACATTTCTCTGATCTCAACGCATCCCCTGCAAAGTCAGACTTTCCGCCATCACCCAAAAAGACCTTCCCACCACCCTCAGGTGCGATTTTACAATTTTTAGTTGACAGACAACTAGGCATGCAAGAAACTTTCTCGTCACTGCACTCTTCCCCTTCTTCAGAATCTATGTACACATCAGCTGGAAGTTGAAGGTCAAACATTTTTTTCCTCACTTTTGTAGGTCTTGAATCCAACACCTCAACATCTTTTGAACTAATACCATTTTGACACGGATATAGACCATTTTTTCGCCCATTCCCTTTAATAGCACTAGATTGAGAATGAATGCCTTCAACACCTGAACTTGACGGTCCCGCATAAACCGAGTTCACCAAAGGGAAGCTGGAATCAGGCCATTTCCGAGTATGTTCAGAAGTAATTTGAGATGCTAAGGGACTTGAGGATAATGATGCCTCCATGGGCATATGGTTTCTATgcagttcttttcttttgatttcatCCATCAAGTCCCTTTGTATTCTGTACAGGCGATGAAGTTCATACACCTGGATCACATGAAATTGAAACCGTTCAAGTGTCTTATGGAGTAGAAATAAAAAGGAGCAAAGAATGCTGAAATCAATCTGCCTATGCCAATTAAGGTCCTTAAATATTGACCCGAATCGGCTTATACTGCAAGGATCTTGAACAAACATGGAAAATTATACCCACAGAATAAGGAACCCGAGACTGGAATGCACCTGATTCTTAAATATGGCCTCATGCTGAAGCATTGTCTCCTTTACTATGTCTTTACCATACCCTTGATAAGTATCGACAGCGGCCCTTGGCAAGAAACCATTGTAATATTGAGTGTTTGGCAAGGTTTTATCTCCATAGTATAAGGGCCAGCTACAATTGTTCGGATCCTCATTAAGATCCCTAACTGAGTAATACCCCGGCAAATAGCTTTTGCACTGCATTTTTGTTCCCATTCCTGGAAAACATGGAGGAACGTACCAGTGCCAAATCAGAACATATTAAACAGGAAGTTttaaccaataaaaaaaaataaaaagaggaaatTGCTAGACAACATTAGCATGTAACAGAAATATATTTAGCATAACTATTCCTCCCAGCACTTGATATGACTTATCAGAACACTGAACAAAGATTGAGCAGTAAACTGTgtggaaaaataaaagcaagAAAGACTAGATCATTGAAAGTATTCAAAGCCGAGGAAATGCTGCCGGCTGCTAAGTACTTAATTTAACTCTGAATATGATCCCAAAATGAGGAGCTTATCATACCCTACAACCCCAACTTAGTTTAGTTTCACTGTGGTTAAATTGAGAACCTAATGTTTCTTCAATCAAATTACATAAATTCCAAATTCTCCAAGAACTGTCTAACCATGTAACAAACACTCAATCGTCCAAGTAATGCAAGTGACACCTAAAAAGGCTTGTAGGCATTCTTGACTTGTATCCTCTAATTGAAAACTAGGCAGTGCCTAAGAATATCAAATCATGAATTGAAAATGTCCGTACTTGAAATAAATAATGAATATTTCTGGGCTGTTCTCTACAGTATCTTTTCTAAGAATAGAAAATTCAATTAATGCTTCTCGCTTCCTCCCATTCCCACTGACTTTGAGAGCTCTCTTGCACCAAATTACAACATACTGCTGCTAGGAAGAGCAGGAACCCACATTTCTCATTGACTTGAGGAAGTCAGTAACAACTGAGGGAACCAAGCACGAGGAGCTTCACATCCTCATGTAGCGAAGTTTATAGCTTTATTAGAAACATGAACCAAACCCTTCAACCAACGAAAGATGCACAAATGTAGACTTAATTATGATTACCAAATCTGCAAATGTTATCAAGAATCCTAATTATGAGCAATAGTAATATGCAACCTTATAATTAACTAGAGGCAAGCCGGGTTAATTGGTATGGACTATGGATCCAACTCCCATTAGAAACCTTCATGAATCAGCAAGAATAGAAACTCAATGAACCAAACCCTTCAATTGTGAACCTAATGATTGCAAGCtctaagaaaacaaagaaggtTTGGTCTTATTCTCAACTAATGAAGTAGAAAAACCCTCAACTGATGGATAATGCAATTAGAAGCATATAAGCAATAAATAGAGACTTGCAGCCTGTTGCCTTAATTCCAGACACCATTTTCATACGTACCGGAACTTTTAGAAACTTCATGATCGGGCATGAAGTTTTAGATGCAATCAAATTATAGAGTAACAAAAGCTAACAGAACAGATCTAATCAGTTCCAATTGAACCAACATATATTAGCAACTATGATTATCCAGAACCTACAGTAACAAAGTCTAATTTCACCCAGGAAAAAATTTTTAACACCCAACGAAGCAATCGATATAGAAAAGAACTGCAAATTGTTATAATTTCCCAAGTCCACAACTTGCAATGAGGAAACAAATGCATAAAACCCAGCAAATTATCCAAACTTGGTAACAAATTGGAAAACCCAATAAATcaaatcacccaaaaaaaaGGTATGAAAGAATCAAAATTTGCAGACAAAGCAGATAAGAATTTTACCTCAGACCCACATCCTAtaatcacctctctctctctctcctcctcaagatttaaTCATTTTCAGCACAAGCTTCACATCATGGAAAATTCAGAGTCTTATTGACTCACACtgtgaaacaaaaacaaaaaaacagcaGGCAAAGCAAAGCAGCTGAAAACTCTTttatttacacaagaaacaacaaAGTTTGTGCCTTTGCAAACACCATTCAAGAAGCTTAGATCGTCATCaggttggagaagaagaatagagaaaggaaaaaagaaaaggaagaagatttTCGATCTGCTGGGCcacttcctctctctctaagaaaagaaagaattgagctttagagagagaaagagtttatttttctttcttttctgttttttctttttagagagagagatcccAGATAAGAAATCTTCACACAAACAAACGACCTTCTAAGAACAGTGACATGAAATTTGTCAACATCCGGTCTCTTTTTATTCTCTGCTTTTTcttcacttctctctctctctctcccctataCTTATTTTCTCATCCTCAATATCAGAAACAATTTCTTTATGGGTTTTCTgaggtaataaaaaaaaatgggcATTTCTAGATTCTCTCCACCTTCCTTGCTTTTGGTACagatattaaaaaataaacatttcaCCATTTAAATAAACCCCAATAGACTCCGAAAGATGCATATATTATTGCAGCCcttatatgtttatatatacacacacacacgtatatATACAAAGCCTGCATTACTGCAACAACAGGCAAAGCTTTGCTTGACAACAATAcaatcccctttttttttttcctttttttttttttttggctttctgGGTTGGTTGTTAAAAGTGCCTAATTATCTAGTACAAAGCAAAGCACTGAAATTTTTTCCATATAAAGAAGTGTTTAAAATGGTTTAACACACAGGAAGACAGGAGGTGGGTCCCCCTGATACTATGGGAAGGGGATGAGGTTGTTTTTACTTGAGATTTAGGGACAGGGGATAAATGCCCTTCTGGATGGGTTTTATTTACGAGAATGGGATTTGATTCTTCTGTAGTTCTGTTGGCTTTCGATTGGAGGATCCTCTGTTTTCTTGTAACTGGGTAACCTCGTTAAAGAAATCAAGCCTACAACACACGTGGCGTTTATTCAAGGACGCCTTTAGATCACGCCAGGTCAATCAGAATGTTGATCACTTTATTACAACCAATTAATACTTTTTCTGTTCCTGAGAAAAGGGTTTTGAGGATTatctttacatttttttttattttaacatgAAAATTACGAACCGACAGTGTTTTGGTCTAGTGACTTAAGTCTTGTCCTCTAATATAAGTGGAAGTATTGTAGTTCATCTATCATGATTGTTTGTTGtactatccaaaaaaaaaaaaaaaatcttacggGGTTTTAATATAATTTTAGACACAAAATAACTATACCAACTCCGGTTCAACTATTATGATCTGGTTTTTGCTATCTTGTAGCTTAGATGCTGTTTCGCATCTTGTTATGTTTTCTGCTATGtttcattttgatatttttacaTCGACGCATTGTACTTCTTAGTTTCATTTAATATGTTCATTATCGTCTTCCatttaaataacaaataaataaaaacacttAAACAtcattaaatattatttatttccTAAATTTAGAGGAAGAAAGATAGCAGTTAGCAAACTTCGTCACATTAATAATTTCATACTCTAAATTCAAAATCCAATGAAACTAATCAAGATTATCCATAATCCTTGCTGATTGTGAGGGTAAACACTCATCATGATCATCGTTAGATGTGGATGCTCTGAAACTAGAATTGAGTGTCACTTTAACCTACCCGTTCACTaaacaaaccaaaaaacaaaagccCTTCACCAACAGAATAGTTTAACCGTTCTAAAAACCATAATTTTCTATTGAGCAATAAGTATTTTACATTATTGGTATATTCTTTGTTAGTTTTATGATTACACTTCTAGTTCAAAGTTATATGGTTATATCGGTTAAATACATAATAATTAACTTATCTGTCACAATCTGCAGTTGTCAATTTCAAAACATATCACAGCTTAAAGGCATGACAATTTGCTACGAAATTGACCGTATCGATTTATTGAACAActgaaaaatataataaaattttTAATTACTCATCCTAAATATTTTAGGGTCATGAATTTGACTCTCATAGTTATCTACAAATGATATATGATACAAATGAGAACATGATAATAGATATTTAACGGTTACATCACTTACATGTAACTTCCAAATGTACCTTTACCCACTCTACCGTGTAAAGAAGATTTcaacttcaaaaattgaaaacacACAAGTTGGAAACATGGATACAAATCCAACAAGCAAAGAATGCACACAAGTTGTCCTGGACCATACGATGGATGCCTTTACAGAAGTGCAGTCAATCATGTTTAATTGAATGATCAAACTGTCCATCCCATTTTCAGAGAAAAAATCAACTTCGTACCAGCCACTTCAAGAAACCCATATACACATGGAGGATCATGTCTCCAACCCTATCGCAAATTCCgccccaaaaaaacaaaaccatttTGCAGACTTCTCGTTTTCATGAGTTTTATATATCGTCATCAATATATACAAGTATCGGTGTGGATCATCTTCATGGAATGCTACACTACATCTCCATAATAATAGACTTGCGGGAATTACCGAGTTTTGGTCTATTGTGTGAAGATAATCTATTATTTTATAGAAAATCGACTAGAACaagaatatataattataatttataaattatttaGTAATGCATGGTGATCGTTAATTGATCAAAATAAGTGGtgaaacaagtttgattcataaaaaacaTACACAAATATTTAACGACACGCTCATTCACATATCTTAGTACAAACTAacattttatcaaaaaaaaaaaaagtacaaactAACACCCTAATCCATCCAACCTAACATGTCGACATGTGATTAAGTTGGTCAAGTAATCAAACAATCATTCTAgatatttttgaaagaaaaaaaattataatttttccaAACCTTAGACCTGAAAAAATGTGGTCCTTTATTTATCATATGGTCACTTTCATGGAAAATGTGTGAAGCTTTCCAACTAGTGGAAGATTTGGGTTTAACTAGATGTGAAGGGCCCCACATTGGTTTATGATTTATTATG belongs to Rosa chinensis cultivar Old Blush chromosome 4, RchiOBHm-V2, whole genome shotgun sequence and includes:
- the LOC112196324 gene encoding uncharacterized protein LOC112196324 encodes the protein MGTKMQCKSYLPGYYSVRDLNEDPNNCSWPLYYGDKTLPNTQYYNGFLPRAAVDTYQGYGKDIVKETMLQHEAIFKNQVYELHRLYRIQRDLMDEIKRKELHRNHMPMEASLSSSPLASQITSEHTRKWPDSSFPLVNSVYAGPSSSGVEGIHSQSSAIKGNGRKNGLYPCQNGISSKDVEVLDSRPTKVRKKMFDLQLPADVYIDSEEGEECSDEKVSCMPSCLSTKNCKIAPEGGGKVFLGDGGKSDFAGDALRSEKCPRGANGFADLNEPIQPEEASASGYNDPPGHDSFRGKIQGPDLPAKSRSQLLGDGAKNGWFSHVLESGPNKSNLKTVSQCPQTERLPISSQPVQASVNNVHEQNFYLTDKSKVNLWRERTISGVESSERSNEFSSNKHPSTFVASNVPSPYPILPSSDLAKSWTHSVSSWEKAGSSLSQKSMSVQAHPCFNSSATLSKSSQSSVQSNGIFGDRWNLNNNSRSNQGSGSELLYQNGFHHGSSSGSKEQLVRFPSLNCDYQSSSINHNGGSEHLMSHGSATYYKGSNFLDVKSAKEVNLNVMLSNSSSNEELPQRGLKIMGGEQKHEDPLAALPWLRAKPAGKNEFANGGGVSKTSEPSIFQSSVNNLSNKIEAGKGFNQIFTQSIKSFSCGNDVEARRTELADSPSNKKLLGFPIFEKSQLLKNESFSLTSPSVSIPHPSESEVENNRRNRLLDINLPCDTAAPDLARKNVAEIVVVEDRRDKQFGNFRHHIDLNFCISEDEASLKPSAPRGSMKIAVEIDLEAPISPETDDEDDVIHGEACAQKQNKMSLALPQKKTEPSRDELARVAAEAIVAISSCGPPDPLDESSCKLAEASSVDPLMWFVDVVSTCGNDLENKFDIVLRSDDSEGIEESLVEEFDYFEFLTLKLKETKEEDYMPKPLVPENIKFEESGTNLLSNTPRRGQSRRGRQRRDFQRDILPGLVSLSRHEVTEDIQTFGGLMRATGHPSWQSGLARRNSTRNGCARGRRRAVASPSPPMITIPVCTPPIQQFSNTEMALEDRSLTGWGKTTRRPRRQRCAAGNPPSLPLT